Within Haematobia irritans isolate KBUSLIRL chromosome 2, ASM5000362v1, whole genome shotgun sequence, the genomic segment ATTACACAAGAGAATACGGATGGGGCTTTTTAGTTCCTTTCACGTCTAAGATTTCGAAcgtagatatcgaaaaatcagttCGAATTCCTATAGAAGAATTGGCCTCGCAATGTCCCATACCGGATTTTGCTCAATCGTATGCTTCGGAGCAAGAGAGTGAATATGCATTTACGAATTTACACAAGGATTTGGACGCAAAATTGGGAAGACGTGAATTCTATAATAAAACACCAAAGAAGGATCGAACTGCGGGACTATATAAGGGCACGGGGGTTTGGTGCAATCATATTATAGATAACTGTTGTTTCTTCATCAAACTGCCacataaaaatggaaattcaCTAAGGGTTGGCAATCCGCTATCTAGAGATTTTctgaataaattttctgaaaatgttctcAGTAGTGCCGAATGTGGTAGTAGCATAGCGGGACGTATAATTAAAATAGCTCGAATGATGTCATATTGGCGCAACAATCGAGATCGCATTATAGGTCAGTTGGTTGTCTGGCTTACACCTGAGGAAATGCCTGCAATGTTAAAGGATGTACCCTATGAATATGGGGCAATATGTCCCCAAGTGGTGACTTGTGGTACTCTTACGCGTCGTGCTATGGAACCAACATGGATGACTGCCTCAAATTCTCAAAAGGAACGTATAGGTTCCGAGCTACGCGCTATGGTTCAAGCTCCCCCAAAATATAGAATTGTTGGTGCTGATGTCGACTCGCAAGAACTTTGGATTGCCTCTGTACTGGGTGATGCCTTTGCCTATGGAATTCATGGCGCAACCCCCCTTGGGTGGATGACTCTCAGTGGTACAAAGTCGAATGGTACTGATATGCATTCAATAACAGCTAAAGCTGTTGGAATCTCACGAGATCATGCGAAAGTTATAAATTATGCTCGCATATATGGAGCTGGCCAATCTTTTGCTGAAGGTTTACTTAAACAATTTAATCCAACATTTTCCACTACAGAAGCTCGTTCTAAAGCccagaaaatgttctccattACAAAAGGAAAGAAGATTTATGTATTAAAAGACGAGTTCAAAGAGGATAATGAAAATCGTAGGTAAGACTGTAGCAACGTATTCGAAACGACAAACACTACATTTATAGATCTATAATGTCCATTTATGCAACTATCAGTATCGAATTTATATTAATCTGAAATTATTTGGTATCAATATTTCATAGCTATTCTGGTTATGAGGCATTAAAATTGGCTTCTTCAAACAATAAAGCAGTGGATGAGATGTTCGAAAAACCTCGTTGGGAAGGCGGCACAGAAAGTGCCATGTTCAATAGACTAGAAGATATAGCCAGCAGAAACGAACCTGTTACACCATTTTTGGATTGCCGATTGAGTCGAGCCTTAGAGACGCATAATACAGCAGATGAGGGCCGTTTCCTGCCAACACGTATTAATTGGGTTGTTCAAAGTGGAGCTGTTGATTTTCTTCATCTAATGTTGGTTTCCATGAGATGGCTTTTGGGCGATAAAGCCCGATTTTGTCTTAGTTTCCATGATGAATGCAGATATCTTGTAGAAGAAAAATATGCCTACCAAGCCGCCCTTGCTATGCACATCACAAACTTACTCACTCGTTCATTCTGCTCATCGCGGCTGGGATTGAATGATCTACCAATGTCcgtagcttttttttcttcagttgAAGTAGACAGTGTATTGCGTAAGGAATGTAATATGGACTGCGTTACACCATCGAACCCTCATGGTCTACAAATCGGTTATGGAATACCACCGGGTGAAAGCTTAAATATCCATGAGGCCATGAAGAAAGCACAATGCACTGATATAAACGATTGGAATTgggtaaaataaatattcttttcaaagaattattatAGTAAAGAAAAGCCTTAAAGATTATtataatagcaaaaaaaaattaaatatgtctAATCGTCATCCTCGCTGGGTATATAATCCGATCCACTAGAATCTGCGAACGGGTCTTCCTCACTCTCAGCTTCATCATTTGAATCATTATTGACGGTGTTACGGCTAGCCCTTGTGCTATCTGGAAAGTGTATATAAGAAAGATAGGTAATGAAGAAAGTTTCACTAAAGAATTCCAAAGAAATTTAATACcaactaagaaaaaaaaaacacttgacCTATGATTTACgaaaattaaacaataaataaattgtatttacttATAATTTGTAATGTTTAAAGCTAGAAATAGTCATGGATATTTAAACATTAACTTCATAAGTTAAAAAGAACTATAACAGctacttttaaaattttgatattcatTAAATCCTTACTAGTTTTGCGTGGATGCCTGAAGTTTCGATAATGATTATAGTTTTTCCTATAACACTGTCTCCCATATTTACAGTTTGGTGCGTTTGCTACGGGAGATGGCAAACGAGGTGATTTGTAGTCACTATCTCCAGGGTGTGCATGATCCAAACGGTGATTTGGATTCGTTCTAGagataatttaatattaattatcgATCCTGGAAATTATTGTCTGTAATCCATACCTGTAACAGTCTTCACCGTAGGGACAGGATGTTCTTCTGGACGGAGTATTATTTGCATTTGTTGTACTTGGTTCATCcattataacttatatgggtgtcCCTAAACTAAGCAAATATTGCGTAGCGTAGTAGTTGATTTGAAatcgaaaacttcaaaaaaagtGTTGCCAAGTATACATTAGTTTTATGAATCGAGAGCAAT encodes:
- the PolG1 gene encoding DNA polymerase gamma, catalytic subunit tam yields the protein MCAFRLYSKVATKEIYPHTTLKIFRNKKSIKAQQDIQNEDNGRETQLSSNNSHLNTGQKTDEDYYENEVKIQMLSENLHRQIFPNCHRHQQARINEKTTKIQYELNKHGIDINTTERLEDVQLKLPPLKGKNIEEHFRQIGKEQVEPYRNLLRPLLEIRCLPKKPQKWSLQEGWTQYCPETGASTSVEYPQEDGLIFDVEVCLSEGPIPTLATAVSSKYWYSWVSGRLASEQPEIQVTQKLPHHSTSELISLGREGPKIVVGHNVSYDRARLKEQYLIEDTKVRFLDTMSMHVCVSGVTSYQRALMKSKKDPAPEDLDWLNQSSLNSLAEVHRLYCGGPLLSKEERNIFVEGTLQEVRRDFQSLMTYCSNDVTATHQILIKLFPLFEERFPHPVTLAGMLEMGSAYLPVNKNWSRFVNEADLAYEDLSIEAKYHLARRADEACALLEDEKYKNNLWLWDEDWSTQELKIKKTYAKKKNADLDSPRVCDAAQLSEEEKRLYVKYQHLYDLKSQLPARRPLLPGYPTWYRKLCKKPPKDLASEWNTGPTEISTGMQIAPKLLSLCWEGFPLHYTREYGWGFLVPFTSKISNVDIEKSVRIPIEELASQCPIPDFAQSYASEQESEYAFTNLHKDLDAKLGRREFYNKTPKKDRTAGLYKGTGVWCNHIIDNCCFFIKLPHKNGNSLRVGNPLSRDFLNKFSENVLSSAECGSSIAGRIIKIARMMSYWRNNRDRIIGQLVVWLTPEEMPAMLKDVPYEYGAICPQVVTCGTLTRRAMEPTWMTASNSQKERIGSELRAMVQAPPKYRIVGADVDSQELWIASVLGDAFAYGIHGATPLGWMTLSGTKSNGTDMHSITAKAVGISRDHAKVINYARIYGAGQSFAEGLLKQFNPTFSTTEARSKAQKMFSITKGKKIYVLKDEFKEDNENRSYSGYEALKLASSNNKAVDEMFEKPRWEGGTESAMFNRLEDIASRNEPVTPFLDCRLSRALETHNTADEGRFLPTRINWVVQSGAVDFLHLMLVSMRWLLGDKARFCLSFHDECRYLVEEKYAYQAALAMHITNLLTRSFCSSRLGLNDLPMSVAFFSSVEVDSVLRKECNMDCVTPSNPHGLQIGYGIPPGESLNIHEAMKKAQCTDINDWNWVK
- the LOC142224348 gene encoding uncharacterized protein LOC142224348; the protein is MDEPSTTNANNTPSRRTSCPYGEDCYRTNPNHRLDHAHPGDSDYKSPRLPSPVANAPNCKYGRQCYRKNYNHYRNFRHPRKTNSTRASRNTVNNDSNDEAESEEDPFADSSGSDYIPSEDDD